In Thermodesulforhabdus norvegica, a single window of DNA contains:
- the rlmD gene encoding 23S rRNA (uracil(1939)-C(5))-methyltransferase RlmD: MAIKAGKELIVKIEKFALGGKGLSRVNGEVLFVDGGIPGATVRVKVTRKKKSYSEARILEVIEPSPDESPPFCFHASYCGGCYWQRVNYDRQLEWKERLVRETLEHLGNLDASTVRPITPSPETLYYRNKMEFAFSARRWFRPDEIAKEVELKRDCGLGLHVKGHFDRVFNVEECYLESPQAVDLLKTVREFCRGSGLPAYDINRKEGFWRFLVIREGKNTDQRLIHLITTTNDEAAGTIEALGQMLEKTGMVTTFVHSTNDSLSQVAFGESSIVLFGQGYIEERLGNFRFRISPNSFFQTNPRGAEILYGKVLECAGLTGGETVWDLYCGTGSISIFVAPHARRVVGVELVEEAVADAYVNVELNGIENCTFHAGDIKEVIRELSTDVPDVIITDPPRAGMNPKVIRGLKDVKARRLVAVSCNPATLARDLSMLADSYRLLEVYPFDMFPHTPHIECVALLERK; the protein is encoded by the coding sequence ATGGCCATTAAGGCTGGAAAAGAGCTGATTGTAAAAATCGAGAAATTTGCGTTAGGGGGGAAAGGCCTTTCCAGGGTAAACGGAGAGGTGCTCTTTGTTGACGGTGGCATCCCGGGGGCCACCGTGAGGGTGAAGGTAACGAGAAAGAAGAAGAGCTACTCCGAGGCCAGGATACTGGAAGTAATCGAACCGTCTCCGGACGAATCCCCGCCTTTTTGCTTCCATGCTTCTTATTGCGGCGGTTGTTATTGGCAGCGTGTTAACTACGACAGACAGCTTGAATGGAAAGAACGTCTCGTAAGAGAGACACTTGAACATCTTGGAAATCTTGACGCATCGACGGTTAGGCCCATAACGCCTTCGCCGGAAACCCTGTATTACAGAAACAAGATGGAATTTGCCTTTTCTGCCAGACGGTGGTTCAGACCCGATGAAATAGCTAAAGAAGTTGAACTTAAGAGGGACTGCGGGCTTGGTCTTCATGTGAAAGGGCACTTTGACAGGGTTTTTAACGTTGAAGAGTGTTACCTGGAATCGCCACAGGCCGTGGATCTTCTTAAAACCGTTAGAGAATTTTGCAGGGGGAGCGGACTTCCTGCTTACGACATTAACAGGAAGGAAGGATTTTGGCGTTTCCTGGTTATTAGAGAGGGAAAGAACACAGACCAGCGCCTGATACATCTGATAACCACGACTAACGATGAAGCTGCCGGTACGATCGAGGCCCTGGGGCAGATGCTGGAAAAGACCGGAATGGTGACAACCTTTGTGCACTCGACGAACGATAGCCTTTCTCAGGTAGCCTTTGGTGAGTCGTCCATCGTTCTTTTTGGACAGGGCTATATTGAAGAGAGACTGGGAAATTTCAGGTTCAGAATTTCTCCCAATTCATTTTTCCAGACGAACCCACGGGGAGCCGAGATACTTTACGGCAAGGTCCTCGAGTGTGCGGGCCTGACCGGTGGTGAGACCGTCTGGGATCTCTATTGCGGGACCGGCTCCATTTCAATATTCGTTGCACCTCATGCCCGAAGGGTGGTGGGGGTTGAACTGGTTGAAGAAGCGGTGGCCGATGCTTACGTCAACGTGGAACTGAACGGCATTGAAAACTGCACCTTCCATGCCGGTGATATCAAGGAAGTTATCAGGGAATTGAGTACGGATGTTCCCGATGTGATCATTACCGATCCCCCGAGGGCGGGTATGAATCCGAAGGTTATCAGGGGGCTAAAAGACGTAAAAGCGCGAAGACTGGTTGCGGTATCCTGCAATCCTGCAACCCTCGCACGGGACCTGTCGATGCTTGCCGATTCATACAGACTCCTGGAAGTTTATCCTTTTGACATGTTTCCTCATACTCCGCATATAGAATGTGTTGCTTTACTGGAGAGAAAGTAA